A region from the Triticum urartu cultivar G1812 chromosome 1, Tu2.1, whole genome shotgun sequence genome encodes:
- the LOC125532958 gene encoding uncharacterized protein LOC125532958 — protein TDNGKESLIVRASELREPVLVSISFSFARAPAVSYVTIPIFGRAFMSKPPPDGRVYSDMLRSRVLAASAHGFLLLGTLKSRYRAHPLSGLDLPAEVLLKVAPLELLYRKFTRFVCNPVSGQLFRLPEFEEPEEKTLTFADGMAGMGLLTQADGEGLNGPPKRYAAAQLTVVDGGRRLLLRRFPSVAGDGAELVLPSPLPPQRRMHLGHEVLDFGGRLWWVDVSWGAVCVDPFSDRPELCPVELPPDSMLPNQQGETEMEQLVQRRHMGVSAGRLCYAEVDPLHIRSFVLDNHQSGRWTLEHQVSVPDLWRNGGNAKATPSIAAIDPLNADALHLSVDKIHVSLDMRKRMIEGSVILDASQLGSGCYLPCLLPSFLWSSTIPGKNKTLDTAKNKTLADVLVRSDKQQAK, from the exons ACTGACAATGGAAAAGAAAGCCTGATTGTCAGAGCCTCAGAGCTGCGGGAACCAGTGCTCGTCAGCATCTCCTTCTCCTTCGCCCGGGCCCCCGCCGTCTCCTACGTCACCATCCCCATCTTCGGCCGGGCCTTCATGTCGAAGCCTCCCCCGGACGGCCGCGTGTACTCCGACATGCTCCGCAGCCGCGTCCTCGCCGCCAGCGCCCACGGCTTCCTCCTGCTCGGCACCCTCAAGTCCCGCTACAGGGCTCACCCGCTCTCCGGCCTGGACCTCCCCGCCGAGGTGCTCCTCAAGGTCGCCCCTTTGGAGCTCCTCTACCGCAAGTTCACGCGCTTCGTCTGCAACCCCGTCTCCGGCCAGCTGTTCCGCCTCCCGGAGTTCGAGGAACCGGAGGAGAAGACCTTGACGTTTGCAGACGGCATGGCGGGCATGGGCCTCCTCACCCAAGCCGACGGCGAAGGCCTCAACGGGCCGCCCAAGAGGTATGCCGCTGCTCAGCTCACCGTGGTCGACGGCGGGCGGCGCCTCCTGCTGCGCCGGTTCCCCTCGGTGGCGGGGGATGGGGCCGAGCTGGTGCTGCCGTCCCCGCTCCCGCCTCAGCGGCGGATGCACCTGGGCCACGAGGTGCTGGATTTCGGAGGCCGGCTCTGGTGGGTGGACGTGAGCTGGGGCGCCGTCTGCGTCGACCCTTTCAGCGACCGGCCCGAGCTCTGCCCCGTCGAGCTCCCTCCTGACAGCATGCTTCCGAACCAACAGGGCGAGACAGAGATGGAGCAGCTTGTGCAGCGCCGGCACATGGGGGTCAGCGCCGGCCGGCTGTGCTACGCCGAGGTCGACCCCTTACACATCAGGTCCTTCGTGCTCGACAACCACCAGAGCGGCCGCTGGACACTGGAGCACCAGGTGTCTGTTCCCGATCTCTGGCGCAATGGGGGCAATGCCAAGGCGACGCCTTCGATTGCTGCTATCGACCCACTAAACGCTGATGCTCTGCATCTCAGCGTGGACAAAATCCATGTTAGTTTGGACATGCGCAAGAGGATGATCGAGGGTTCTGTGATTCTTGATGCAAGCCAGTTGGGTTCAGGTTGTTATCTGCCATGTCTGCTCCCGTCGTTTCTCTGGTCTAGCACAATTCCAG GCAAGAACAAGACTTTGGACACCGCGAAAAACAAGACTCTGGCGGATGTTTTGGTTCGTTCAGACAAACAGCAGGCGAAATGA